In one Pasteuria penetrans genomic region, the following are encoded:
- a CDS encoding aminotransferase class I/II-fold pyridoxal phosphate-dependent enzyme, whose translation MAGPEWEHWIEKQRENWEIKQQTRFLVPTEQATAPFCRRDGRTLLNLSSTNYLGLAHHPKIRHRFQQPQNCVGTTSSRLLLGHNPPTTHLEEQLAHWLGKEAALLFANGYMANLGILSSLLTRRDAVFMDKASHASLLDGARLSGAHLYRYRHGDWEHLIFLLQRAGTAGRKMIVTESLFSMEGDMAPLPELMKIAEKWKAALLVDEAHAVGVYGPRGQGWAWELGIEGGVDLAMGTFSKALGSYGAYVAGPSSWLKHLQQTCRSLVYTVSLPPALIAANQAALSIVARPTRRMGKLHQRSIYFRSTLGQHGITLPPTAIPTPIVPIPLRDSQCALGVEKKLVERGILAMAIRPPTVPAHRVCIRCTVMATHTMKSLQGAATTIAEVIGP comes from the coding sequence ATGGCAGGACCCGAATGGGAACATTGGATAGAAAAACAACGGGAAAATTGGGAAATCAAACAGCAAACACGTTTTCTTGTGCCAACAGAACAGGCCACAGCACCTTTCTGTCGTCGTGATGGTCGTACCCTACTCAATCTCTCCTCTACCAACTATCTCGGTCTTGCTCATCATCCCAAGATACGGCATAGGTTCCAACAACCCCAGAATTGTGTAGGCACAACCTCCTCACGATTATTACTAGGACACAACCCACCGACTACCCACCTAGAGGAACAGTTGGCACACTGGTTAGGAAAAGAAGCAGCACTCCTCTTTGCCAATGGATACATGGCCAATTTGGGTATACTTTCCTCCCTCTTAACGCGCCGAGATGCGGTTTTCATGGACAAAGCAAGTCATGCTAGTTTATTAGATGGAGCCCGATTGAGTGGGGCACATCTCTATCGCTATCGCCATGGGGACTGGGAGCACCTCATATTCCTACTGCAACGGGCGGGGACAGCAGGACGGAAAATGATAGTTACAGAGAGTTTGTTCAGCATGGAGGGGGATATGGCACCCCTGCCCGAGTTGATGAAAATCGCCGAAAAATGGAAAGCTGCGCTTTTGGTCGATGAAGCCCACGCTGTGGGCGTGTATGGCCCAAGGGGCCAGGGATGGGCCTGGGAATTAGGGATAGAGGGGGGAGTAGACTTAGCAATGGGTACGTTTAGCAAGGCCCTTGGTAGTTACGGGGCCTATGTGGCAGGACCAAGTTCATGGCTAAAACATCTCCAACAAACCTGTCGTAGTCTTGTCTATACCGTATCCCTACCCCCCGCACTCATTGCCGCCAATCAGGCCGCCTTGTCCATTGTGGCCCGGCCCACACGTCGGATGGGGAAACTCCATCAACGATCCATCTATTTTCGCTCCACGCTCGGTCAGCACGGTATAACCCTACCCCCCACTGCGATCCCTACCCCTATTGTGCCTATCCCCTTACGGGATTCCCAGTGTGCCCTAGGGGTGGAAAAAAAACTGGTTGAACGTGGTATTTTGGCCATGGCCATTCGTCCACCTACGGTACCCGCCCACAGGGTATGTATCCGCTGCACAGTAATGGCCACCCACACCATGAAATCCCTGCAGGGGGCAGCGACTACAATAGCAGAGGTTATAGGCCCATAG
- a CDS encoding KinB-signaling pathway activation protein: MQRNRIPTWLSSTLLVGILIALTLLWVLQALLGYRISWGWKGVALFSVLLPLASIMSFLIYLVLHSMARSYFLARSPRAYLLVQFMLIGVVMFLLFHLQGQRAETGWWPNGGFPVFVFLASLGVALWKVCLVNRRVFVPTLFFMVTFTALASSPVLNVQQGLLPWHYIIWYVLVIFFCNAWQILWLSRWVRTSTASPPPDSSLSPPSGGINRQDSPAHRRLKVTRKL, encoded by the coding sequence ATGCAACGAAATCGCATTCCGACTTGGCTTAGTTCGACTTTATTGGTAGGCATTCTCATTGCGCTGACCCTCCTTTGGGTGTTACAGGCTCTTTTGGGTTATAGAATTTCTTGGGGATGGAAGGGCGTAGCTCTTTTTTCTGTCCTGCTCCCTCTCGCTTCCATCATGAGTTTTCTGATTTATCTTGTCCTTCATTCCATGGCTAGGAGTTACTTTCTCGCTCGGTCTCCGCGTGCTTATCTCCTAGTGCAATTCATGTTGATAGGGGTTGTCATGTTTCTACTCTTCCATTTGCAGGGACAGCGTGCAGAGACGGGGTGGTGGCCCAATGGGGGATTTCCCGTCTTTGTTTTTCTTGCCTCGTTGGGGGTTGCTCTTTGGAAGGTATGCCTGGTGAATCGGCGTGTTTTTGTGCCCACTCTGTTTTTTATGGTTACATTCACCGCCCTAGCTAGTAGTCCCGTTCTCAATGTGCAGCAGGGTTTGCTCCCCTGGCACTACATCATTTGGTATGTTTTAGTCATTTTTTTCTGCAATGCATGGCAAATCTTATGGCTCTCACGTTGGGTACGTACTTCCACCGCTTCGCCTCCACCGGATTCCTCCCTTTCCCCCCCGTCGGGGGGGATCAATCGACAGGATTCACCCGCACACCGGCGTCTGAAAGTAACTCGGAAACTGTGA
- a CDS encoding alpha/beta fold hydrolase translates to MSVSWVWLPGWSLSTHLWNPTNRILYSLSDRIAASKQYFINFSEGYPLWEQVNHQIHETAPVVLVGWSMGGFVALEWACRYPSRVAGLVLGAVGPYFPLQPRNGWTSLLRQAERNPGRLLQKFDHQLFSLEEQKWGAREHFQRELRTSNAQPTQQSLVWGLRYLQQISFSREQLAAIRSIPIHLHTGQEDTIVPPRSTQKLTLWLPRAKYKVWDAAGHLACWSQPKEMAVCLHQLGEEVGSGEGTSHSPI, encoded by the coding sequence ATGTCCGTTTCCTGGGTTTGGCTCCCTGGTTGGTCCCTTTCAACACATCTTTGGAACCCAACAAATCGAATATTATACTCCCTATCCGATAGGATTGCTGCGTCAAAACAATATTTTATAAATTTCTCTGAAGGATACCCTCTTTGGGAGCAAGTAAACCATCAGATACACGAGACTGCACCTGTGGTTCTTGTGGGTTGGTCCATGGGCGGTTTCGTTGCATTGGAGTGGGCTTGTCGTTACCCTTCACGGGTCGCCGGTCTTGTCCTGGGTGCTGTGGGTCCGTACTTCCCTCTGCAGCCACGGAATGGATGGACCTCCCTTCTAAGACAAGCAGAGAGGAATCCAGGCCGATTGCTACAAAAATTCGACCACCAACTCTTTAGTTTAGAGGAACAAAAGTGGGGGGCGAGGGAGCATTTCCAAAGGGAACTTCGCACATCGAATGCACAACCAACCCAACAATCGTTGGTATGGGGTTTGCGATATTTACAACAAATTTCCTTTTCCAGGGAACAGCTAGCAGCCATCAGGTCGATTCCCATTCATCTCCACACAGGCCAGGAAGATACTATTGTACCGCCTCGTTCCACACAAAAGTTGACCCTGTGGCTACCCCGAGCAAAATACAAAGTCTGGGACGCAGCAGGACATCTAGCCTGCTGGTCCCAACCTAAGGAAATGGCCGTCTGCCTACACCAATTAGGGGAGGAGGTGGGGAGTGGAGAAGGAACAAGTCATTCGCCAATTTGA
- the bioB gene encoding biotin synthase BioB, translating to MARNKGEKYSITWQTLAHQSLTGHRLSLSEALSILQAPPQQLLAILQAAYEIRRHHFSQRVKLNCIANVKCGYCPENCGYCSQSSVSEAEIQPYSMLDQNTIVAGAEEALTRGARTYCIVASGRGPTPRELDHVIAAVREIKARHSIIICACLGILSPEQAYRLRQSGVDRYNHNLNTAASHHDEIVSSHEFADRIATLRNVREAGMSPCAGLIVGMGETMEQLVEVAYALRDLNIESIPVNFLVPIPGTPMGNRPLVEARFALQVLCLLRFLLPDKEIRVAGGREITLGPLQALSLYPANSWFVGDYLTTPGQSVTKDHQIIASLGFEIDESTTI from the coding sequence TTGGCAAGAAACAAGGGGGAAAAATATTCCATTACTTGGCAAACACTGGCACATCAATCCTTAACCGGCCATCGTCTGTCCCTATCGGAAGCATTGTCCATCCTGCAGGCCCCCCCCCAACAATTGCTAGCGATCCTGCAGGCTGCCTATGAAATTCGTCGGCATCATTTTTCGCAACGGGTAAAACTGAATTGCATAGCCAATGTCAAGTGCGGGTATTGTCCAGAAAATTGCGGATATTGTTCCCAATCCAGTGTCTCAGAAGCGGAAATTCAACCCTACTCTATGCTAGATCAGAATACAATCGTAGCAGGGGCAGAGGAAGCCCTGACACGAGGGGCACGTACCTACTGTATCGTAGCAAGCGGACGCGGTCCCACACCCCGGGAACTTGATCATGTAATCGCCGCAGTCAGGGAAATCAAGGCACGCCATTCCATCATCATCTGCGCCTGTCTAGGAATTTTATCCCCTGAACAAGCCTATCGTTTGCGGCAATCTGGTGTCGATCGATACAACCATAACCTCAATACAGCAGCCTCCCATCATGATGAAATTGTCAGCAGCCACGAATTCGCGGACCGGATCGCAACATTGCGCAACGTCCGGGAAGCAGGTATGTCACCCTGTGCGGGTCTCATTGTGGGCATGGGTGAAACCATGGAGCAACTCGTGGAGGTTGCCTACGCATTGCGCGATCTGAACATTGAATCCATCCCCGTCAATTTCCTTGTCCCCATTCCCGGCACACCCATGGGAAATCGACCCTTGGTGGAAGCACGCTTCGCCCTACAGGTCTTATGTTTATTGCGTTTCCTACTACCGGACAAGGAAATTCGTGTAGCCGGAGGGCGGGAGATTACCTTGGGACCCTTGCAGGCACTCTCCCTGTATCCCGCCAATTCTTGGTTTGTAGGGGATTACTTGACAACCCCGGGACAATCCGTTACAAAAGACCACCAAATCATAGCCTCCCTGGGCTTTGAAATCGACGAAAGCACAACCATCTAA
- a CDS encoding YggS family pyridoxal phosphate-dependent enzyme, protein MQESQLYTRWQGIHRRLRQACARVNRDPATVRVVTVTKSATIQQIRQAQELGWDHFGESRPQEALRKRDAGIQVGTWHLIGRLQRNKCKWVAGFFRYFHALDRMSLLEPLSVQCERAGTRLRVFLQINVSGEASKAGFPPSSLAEVLDELPAYPSLQVVGWMTMAPRVERAEEVRPVFRRLASLQREWAARGNHFPELSMGMSNDFEVAIEEGATWVRIGSSLFAPDHGGGGN, encoded by the coding sequence GTGCAAGAATCGCAATTGTACACCCGATGGCAGGGAATTCATCGTCGTCTGAGGCAGGCTTGTGCGCGTGTGAATCGTGATCCCGCGACGGTAAGGGTGGTTACGGTTACGAAGTCTGCCACAATTCAGCAAATTCGGCAGGCGCAGGAGCTTGGATGGGATCATTTTGGCGAAAGTAGGCCGCAGGAGGCATTACGTAAGAGGGACGCGGGTATTCAGGTGGGTACATGGCATCTTATTGGGCGATTACAACGGAATAAGTGCAAATGGGTGGCGGGGTTCTTTCGTTATTTTCATGCCCTGGATAGGATGTCCTTGTTGGAGCCCTTGTCCGTACAGTGTGAGAGGGCGGGCACAAGATTGCGTGTTTTCTTACAGATCAACGTGAGTGGGGAGGCCAGTAAGGCAGGGTTTCCTCCCTCTTCCCTTGCAGAGGTGTTGGACGAGTTGCCGGCTTATCCGTCGTTGCAGGTGGTGGGATGGATGACAATGGCACCGCGGGTGGAGAGGGCAGAGGAGGTAAGACCTGTTTTTCGTCGGCTTGCCTCTCTGCAGAGGGAATGGGCTGCGCGGGGGAATCATTTCCCCGAACTTTCTATGGGTATGTCCAATGACTTTGAGGTGGCGATCGAGGAGGGTGCTACATGGGTACGGATTGGTTCGTCTCTGTTTGCACCGGATCATGGAGGGGGAGGTAATTGA
- a CDS encoding polyphenol oxidase family protein: MHKSSARTEEPFSPSVCEGGFCLRIPQWEEEYPSCTVGITLWKNPEVESQYQLPWGAHGTLWAQVVHNRRRLCCFLDMDMECWTMAEQVHDTRVAWVTPYRRGRGSSSREDAFPDADGLATDLKDVLLAICVADCVPVYLMYKEPDSPQGKPFLGLLHAGWRGTAGGIVRQVIPHLRKLWVPLSEVRVALGPSIGPCCFQVREDVAQLLLASSPCPSVGELDSTTGWWRIDLRAILVAQCVELGVNREHILVSQWCTCCSREPRFHSHRRQPEVGLRMAAWLGWRSNGRGWE, from the coding sequence TTGCATAAATCCTCTGCTAGGACGGAGGAACCCTTTTCCCCCAGCGTGTGCGAGGGAGGGTTCTGTCTACGGATCCCACAGTGGGAGGAAGAGTACCCTTCGTGTACAGTGGGGATTACGCTATGGAAGAATCCGGAGGTAGAGAGTCAATACCAGTTGCCCTGGGGAGCGCATGGTACCCTGTGGGCACAGGTGGTCCACAATCGTAGGAGACTGTGTTGTTTTTTGGATATGGATATGGAATGCTGGACCATGGCCGAGCAGGTGCATGATACAAGGGTTGCTTGGGTTACTCCGTATAGGAGGGGACGCGGCTCTTCCTCCAGGGAGGATGCGTTTCCGGATGCGGATGGATTGGCCACGGATCTAAAGGACGTATTGTTGGCCATTTGCGTTGCGGATTGTGTTCCCGTTTATTTGATGTATAAGGAACCCGATTCCCCCCAAGGAAAGCCCTTTTTAGGCCTTCTGCATGCGGGATGGAGGGGAACGGCAGGGGGGATCGTTAGGCAGGTGATCCCCCATTTGCGGAAGCTTTGGGTACCCTTGTCCGAGGTTCGGGTAGCCTTGGGGCCATCCATTGGGCCCTGTTGTTTCCAAGTTCGGGAGGATGTGGCCCAATTGTTGTTGGCTAGCTCACCCTGTCCCTCGGTGGGTGAGTTGGATTCCACAACGGGATGGTGGCGAATCGACTTACGGGCCATCCTAGTCGCGCAATGTGTGGAGTTAGGGGTGAACCGGGAGCACATACTCGTGAGCCAGTGGTGTACGTGTTGCAGTCGGGAGCCCCGTTTTCACTCCCATCGTCGACAGCCTGAGGTGGGTTTGCGAATGGCAGCATGGCTGGGTTGGCGATCTAATGGACGAGGATGGGAGTAG
- a CDS encoding pantoate--beta-alanine ligase: MVEKKAATKGRTKKKESVYSELRKRTRELLSDAEVSDIRTRHLSDPMSVYRFLKGTLDPVVFRSLWSELLRSRNIHNFQELCSSSTCEAMALFDPDIIATFAEAPISDETEDSDVLGFLADIFQQARVEREEGEAGDSLMRVCTSVASLRSVLQDWSKESGGSARIGFVPTKGALHAGHEYMVQQARRENERVVLSVFVGSKQFSSHEEYLRYPRDRARDQKKAQRAGVDLLFVPTEEEVYAEAPPSLCGDSLEGSRETGHDYEEAAQEVLKLCQWIQPHSLYLGLNNPRRSLAIQRKVESMPFRVVEIPSVRERDGLICCARNAHLTSNERSYASFFHLRLKLIMDLIFVGEQRARCTGSVPSTVKGAEEFILGLLKRQGKGGKRGPITRKIESVALRTYPGFQVPDDLQVRSLILLVSVRYGSTCLMDHILWTENGLEKHLYCPSLRGGCGWMIPKNLSGIYRHLIRFLPDFRTL, encoded by the coding sequence ATGGTTGAAAAAAAGGCAGCTACGAAAGGGAGGACAAAAAAGAAGGAATCCGTGTATTCTGAATTACGGAAGCGTACGAGGGAACTTCTATCGGATGCCGAGGTGTCTGATATTCGGACAAGGCATCTTTCGGATCCTATGTCGGTTTATAGATTCCTGAAGGGTACTTTGGATCCCGTTGTATTCCGTTCCCTATGGTCGGAACTTCTCCGCTCTCGAAATATACATAATTTTCAAGAGCTCTGTTCTTCTTCCACGTGTGAGGCAATGGCCCTCTTTGATCCCGATATTATAGCTACCTTTGCAGAGGCCCCCATTTCTGACGAGACAGAGGACAGTGACGTGTTAGGGTTTCTTGCTGATATTTTCCAACAAGCCCGGGTCGAGCGGGAAGAGGGGGAAGCAGGGGACTCATTGATGAGGGTATGTACGTCCGTGGCCAGTCTGAGGTCTGTCCTACAGGATTGGTCTAAGGAGTCGGGTGGATCCGCGAGGATCGGTTTTGTACCTACCAAGGGTGCGTTGCATGCTGGTCATGAGTATATGGTGCAGCAGGCACGTCGGGAGAATGAACGGGTAGTTCTGTCCGTTTTTGTGGGTTCAAAGCAGTTTTCCTCCCATGAGGAGTACCTTCGTTATCCCCGTGATCGAGCAAGGGACCAGAAGAAGGCACAGAGGGCAGGTGTGGATCTTCTCTTTGTTCCTACCGAGGAGGAAGTGTACGCGGAGGCCCCTCCTTCCCTGTGTGGGGATTCCCTAGAAGGGTCCCGGGAAACGGGGCATGATTATGAGGAAGCGGCGCAAGAGGTTTTGAAATTGTGTCAATGGATTCAACCCCATTCCCTCTATTTGGGTCTCAACAACCCGAGGCGGTCCCTTGCGATTCAACGGAAGGTTGAGTCTATGCCGTTTCGTGTGGTGGAGATTCCGTCCGTTCGTGAGCGGGATGGTTTGATTTGTTGTGCACGAAATGCCCATCTTACATCCAATGAGCGATCGTATGCGTCTTTCTTCCATCTCCGTTTGAAATTAATAATGGATCTCATTTTTGTTGGAGAACAACGCGCTCGGTGCACCGGTTCTGTTCCCTCTACCGTGAAGGGTGCGGAAGAGTTTATCCTAGGATTATTGAAGCGCCAGGGGAAAGGAGGGAAGAGGGGGCCGATTACGAGAAAGATAGAGAGTGTGGCTCTGCGTACCTATCCAGGCTTTCAGGTTCCTGATGACTTACAGGTCCGTTCCCTGATCTTGTTGGTATCGGTTCGATATGGATCTACATGTCTGATGGATCATATTTTATGGACAGAGAATGGTTTGGAGAAACATCTCTATTGTCCTTCCCTGAGGGGGGGTTGTGGATGGATGATTCCCAAAAACTTGTCCGGGATCTACCGTCATCTCATCAGGTTCCTCCCTGATTTCAGGACCCTGTGA
- the pdaB gene encoding polysaccharide deacetylase family sporulation protein PdaB, with the protein MHPFIIVISGRKMLRVTLLSATIIGLLSFAYAERHYAIEVFSGGIAPPKPPMAIRDVKTDKKQIALTFDISWGEERSGPILDILEQKGIKSATFFLSGPWARQHPHIVERIAKTYEIASHGHKHINYSNLGEQQIREQILEADTILTKLTGKKPKLIRYPNGDGSDSTRVLGIASKLGYTSIHWGTDSKDWMNPGADKIIKNVVKKAHPGDIVLLHASDTCKQTHLALPTIIDQLKGEGYTFVTVSELLSDAGVRVNPVD; encoded by the coding sequence ATGCATCCTTTCATCATCGTCATTTCTGGTAGAAAAATGTTACGCGTGACCTTACTCTCGGCAACTATCATCGGCTTGCTTTCGTTTGCCTATGCGGAACGCCACTACGCAATCGAGGTTTTCAGTGGGGGAATTGCACCCCCGAAACCCCCCATGGCAATCCGTGATGTAAAGACGGACAAAAAACAAATTGCCCTCACCTTTGATATCAGCTGGGGGGAAGAGCGTTCTGGACCCATCCTGGATATTTTGGAACAAAAGGGAATAAAATCCGCCACCTTCTTCCTCTCAGGTCCCTGGGCAAGACAACACCCTCATATTGTCGAACGAATTGCTAAAACCTATGAAATTGCAAGTCATGGCCATAAACACATCAACTACAGCAACCTAGGTGAACAGCAAATCAGGGAACAAATTCTCGAAGCGGATACCATACTAACAAAACTCACAGGAAAAAAACCTAAGTTGATCCGTTATCCTAATGGAGATGGCAGCGATTCTACCCGTGTCCTGGGAATTGCCAGCAAACTGGGATACACCTCGATCCACTGGGGGACGGACTCCAAGGACTGGATGAATCCTGGAGCCGATAAAATCATTAAAAATGTTGTAAAGAAAGCCCATCCAGGGGATATTGTTCTGCTCCATGCCAGCGATACCTGTAAGCAGACCCATCTAGCGCTCCCAACGATCATCGATCAACTCAAAGGGGAGGGATACACATTCGTCACAGTTTCCGAGTTACTTTCAGACGCCGGTGTGCGGGTGAATCCTGTCGATTGA
- the bioD gene encoding dethiobiotin synthase produces the protein MKTGMLITGTDTGIGKTLITATLANVWKYRGRSVRVSKPVQSGAAREHPDGDAYRLQKSTDGSETLSHICPYAFSPPFAPPWAAALLGQKITMEMVFRSIQNQFASAPDAFWFIEGVGGFLSPLTEDGTVADLAQKLALPVLIVSHSSTGAVNATLLTVEAIRKRDVPIAAIVFNVSHGSYDEYETTHMIDWIETQTSLPVFGPFPHQKDEQPQTLLNAWLSMPGAEQKAKKVPMFP, from the coding sequence ATGAAAACAGGAATGTTGATCACAGGCACAGACACGGGAATAGGCAAGACCCTCATCACAGCCACCCTAGCCAATGTCTGGAAATATCGGGGTAGATCGGTCCGTGTAAGTAAACCCGTTCAGAGCGGTGCTGCACGGGAACACCCGGACGGGGATGCCTACCGCTTACAAAAAAGTACGGATGGTTCAGAAACCCTATCCCATATATGTCCCTATGCCTTCTCGCCTCCCTTTGCCCCCCCATGGGCCGCCGCTCTACTGGGACAAAAGATCACCATGGAAATGGTATTCCGTAGCATCCAAAACCAATTTGCGAGTGCGCCCGATGCCTTCTGGTTCATAGAAGGCGTGGGTGGCTTTCTATCCCCCCTGACCGAGGACGGAACCGTAGCCGACCTAGCACAGAAACTTGCCCTTCCTGTTCTCATTGTTTCCCATTCCTCCACTGGGGCAGTCAATGCAACCCTGCTAACCGTAGAGGCTATTCGGAAACGTGATGTACCCATAGCCGCCATAGTATTCAATGTCAGCCACGGTTCGTACGATGAGTACGAGACAACACATATGATCGATTGGATAGAAACGCAAACCTCCCTGCCCGTATTCGGACCTTTCCCTCATCAAAAGGATGAGCAACCCCAAACCTTGCTCAACGCGTGGTTGTCGATGCCGGGTGCCGAACAAAAGGCGAAAAAGGTACCTATGTTTCCGTAG
- the bioA gene encoding adenosylmethionine--8-amino-7-oxononanoate transaminase, protein MKVVRSNYIELLEKNRKYLWNPFTQMASHFSQDPPIIERGEGVRLIDVRGKVYYDGTASLWLNVWGHGHPILDEAIKKQLDKIAHTTLLGAAHPTAIVLAEELIKLTPTRLQKVFFSDNGAAAVEVGLKMAFLYWHYHGYHKKRALITFQNAYHGDTLGSMSVGRIPLYHSDFETMGFPTYTVHYPHPYRFPGTESACCTTRLTEVETLLDSHHQEIAGMIVEPMIQGAGGMIRMPSGFLKGLEKLCRKYQVLLLLDEVATGFGRTGPMFACEHEEVKPDILMVGKQLTGGYLPVSATIVTDSIYYAFYDEQAVPSTRTLYHGHSYAGNPLGCAAALANLALYEEKQLLTHIQRTQNHLAKCLAPLQDFPYVGEVRQLGLAVGIELASNAIQRIPFPAAARVSHHVCQRAYQHGLIIRPLGRDVVALVPPLAATMEELTAMTEILVTSIKEVTPSCKQKYGKL, encoded by the coding sequence ATGAAGGTGGTACGATCTAATTATATTGAATTATTAGAAAAAAATCGGAAATATCTATGGAACCCCTTTACGCAGATGGCCTCCCACTTCTCTCAAGACCCACCCATCATTGAGCGGGGAGAGGGCGTACGACTCATCGATGTGCGGGGGAAGGTGTACTACGATGGAACAGCCTCCCTGTGGCTCAATGTATGGGGACATGGCCACCCCATTCTAGACGAAGCAATAAAAAAACAGTTGGACAAGATAGCCCACACCACTCTTTTGGGGGCGGCCCATCCTACCGCCATTGTATTGGCTGAGGAACTCATCAAGCTCACACCGACACGCTTGCAAAAGGTGTTTTTTTCCGACAATGGTGCCGCGGCCGTAGAAGTGGGTCTGAAAATGGCTTTTCTTTACTGGCATTATCATGGTTATCACAAAAAACGTGCCCTCATCACGTTCCAAAATGCTTACCACGGCGACACTCTCGGCTCTATGAGTGTAGGAAGGATACCCCTTTATCACAGCGACTTCGAAACTATGGGTTTCCCAACCTACACCGTTCATTATCCCCATCCCTACCGCTTCCCGGGTACGGAGTCCGCATGCTGTACCACCCGTTTGACAGAGGTAGAAACCCTACTAGACTCCCACCACCAGGAGATTGCCGGCATGATTGTAGAGCCCATGATCCAGGGGGCTGGGGGGATGATTCGTATGCCATCAGGATTTTTGAAGGGTTTGGAGAAACTCTGTCGAAAGTATCAGGTGTTGTTACTCCTAGACGAGGTCGCGACGGGTTTTGGTAGAACGGGTCCTATGTTTGCTTGCGAACATGAAGAGGTAAAACCTGATATCCTGATGGTTGGAAAGCAGCTCACAGGAGGGTATCTCCCTGTCTCCGCTACCATAGTTACAGACTCCATATACTATGCTTTCTATGATGAACAAGCTGTACCCTCCACGCGAACCCTCTATCATGGACACTCCTACGCCGGTAATCCTCTAGGGTGTGCGGCAGCCCTAGCCAACTTGGCCCTGTACGAAGAAAAGCAGCTACTGACCCACATCCAAAGAACCCAGAATCATCTAGCAAAGTGTCTCGCCCCCCTACAGGATTTCCCCTACGTAGGCGAAGTGCGACAACTGGGCTTAGCAGTAGGGATCGAACTCGCATCCAATGCCATTCAACGCATCCCCTTCCCCGCTGCGGCCCGAGTCAGCCATCATGTTTGTCAACGAGCCTACCAACACGGCCTGATCATTCGCCCTCTGGGTAGGGATGTGGTGGCTCTTGTCCCACCGCTGGCAGCAACCATGGAGGAATTGACCGCCATGACGGAGATCCTGGTTACCTCCATAAAGGAAGTAACCCCATCATGCAAACAAAAATATGGAAAGTTATGA
- a CDS encoding Mrp/NBP35 family ATP-binding protein — protein sequence MATLTVESVTHALRSVQDPELGKDLVTLGMVSEVRVEGSEVSLTVVLTVAGCPMKAKIKQDVVDAIKALGATSVGVTWGEMTSEQRKALSGRLQAERKQTGADGTTRPPAYWLQEQGVVCLAVVSGKGGVGKSTVASNLSVALARAGCRVGLVDADIYGFSIPEMMGVQRRPVVIDETVVPVEQHGVQVMSMGFFVEDNAPVIWRGPMLGKMLRNFFVDIHWNQVTHFVLDLPPGTGDIALDVHQMIPQCKQILVTTPHPSAAHVAIRAGSMALHKTKHELLGVVENMAWYENRLGEKEQVFGSGGGKKVAETLGVSLLSQIPLVSPGGTSEGVVRDAIYPPEHRLGAMYDQLAAAVLSKINSSSAAR from the coding sequence ATGGCGACATTGACGGTGGAAAGTGTGACCCATGCCCTTCGTTCCGTACAGGATCCGGAGCTGGGCAAGGATTTGGTTACCTTGGGCATGGTAAGCGAGGTACGTGTCGAGGGGTCCGAGGTGAGCCTGACTGTTGTACTTACGGTGGCGGGTTGTCCGATGAAGGCCAAAATCAAACAAGATGTTGTGGACGCCATCAAGGCCCTTGGGGCTACCTCTGTGGGAGTTACTTGGGGCGAGATGACGAGCGAGCAAAGGAAGGCTCTTTCCGGGCGGCTGCAAGCAGAGCGGAAACAGACGGGTGCAGATGGAACGACCCGCCCTCCCGCCTATTGGTTGCAGGAGCAAGGGGTGGTTTGTCTCGCTGTGGTGAGTGGCAAGGGGGGGGTAGGAAAATCTACAGTAGCTTCTAACCTGTCTGTTGCTCTGGCACGTGCGGGTTGTCGGGTAGGTCTGGTAGATGCTGATATCTATGGATTTAGCATACCGGAAATGATGGGTGTACAACGCCGTCCGGTGGTCATTGATGAAACCGTTGTTCCCGTGGAGCAACATGGTGTTCAAGTCATGTCCATGGGCTTTTTTGTGGAGGATAATGCCCCCGTCATTTGGAGAGGGCCTATGTTGGGAAAAATGCTCCGCAATTTCTTTGTCGATATCCACTGGAACCAGGTGACCCATTTCGTTCTGGACCTACCCCCGGGTACAGGGGATATCGCACTGGATGTTCATCAAATGATTCCACAGTGTAAACAAATCCTTGTGACCACCCCCCACCCTAGTGCGGCTCATGTAGCTATTCGTGCGGGTAGTATGGCCCTGCACAAAACGAAGCACGAATTATTGGGCGTGGTAGAAAACATGGCCTGGTATGAGAATCGATTGGGGGAAAAGGAGCAGGTTTTTGGTTCGGGTGGAGGAAAAAAGGTAGCGGAAACGCTCGGGGTTTCTCTTTTGTCCCAAATACCTCTGGTGTCCCCTGGGGGTACCAGTGAGGGTGTGGTGAGGGATGCGATTTATCCCCCCGAACATCGATTGGGCGCTATGTACGATCAGCTTGCTGCCGCTGTTCTTAGTAAAATAAATTCGTCTTCGGCAGCCCGGTAG